A single Bdellovibrio sp. ArHS DNA region contains:
- a CDS encoding LTA synthase family protein has protein sequence MKIRLPQKNQSLWGLLFLSILSLFIQWYVFDFIIPTKLILPWLLYASFLFILKPYYAVGFVFLLESLFLRIHWMKMSYTNTAFEASDVFGWRQALFLKGYSDILVPVIVLAMLFCFFKGLTFKKRQLLFFPVMLLLTTSCVQERHPTEISLNPVSYLFRLVKVKYVDWNFATNIKENGVLNHLFMTLPMGQVPAKGKVTYQVGRSPKSHIGDESPDVFLILCESCYTSLSGKFVTPMSQLADHGFTRTNIISPVYGGMTAEAEFEVLTGLPSQRYKGIDFQYFAESFSTHAEGLPRVLAKAGYETFSSHNNVGYFWHRDVIHPKFGFQKSYFLEHMNWSDKENRPPDRVMYETALTAYKKNLNVGRKTFAFLITLSTHGPYKDKDDDGGEADYQEKMSKAMKDFLEFQEKVTENSQKKGRPVLFLIFGDHKPAMTISFYKRHVFNDDFFLARGKESAGFIFSDLKGRQRLTYGRVPLYIKSVGGSVKGESMAQELRDKPIYCLPGVLSENIGVYNDYYSYLENICQKESSEVLADPSSLKDLFAEEIYGNLLFE, from the coding sequence ATGAAGATCAGACTGCCGCAGAAAAATCAGAGTTTATGGGGACTTTTGTTTTTAAGTATTCTGAGTCTTTTTATTCAATGGTATGTTTTTGACTTCATCATTCCGACAAAACTTATTTTGCCTTGGTTACTTTACGCCTCGTTCTTATTTATTCTAAAGCCTTATTACGCTGTCGGTTTTGTTTTTCTTCTTGAATCCTTATTTTTGCGCATTCACTGGATGAAAATGTCCTACACGAATACCGCCTTTGAAGCTTCGGATGTTTTTGGCTGGCGGCAAGCTTTGTTTCTTAAGGGCTATTCGGATATTTTGGTGCCGGTGATCGTCCTGGCGATGCTATTTTGTTTTTTCAAAGGTCTTACGTTCAAAAAGCGTCAGCTTCTGTTTTTTCCGGTGATGCTGTTGCTTACGACGTCCTGTGTTCAGGAACGACATCCCACGGAAATAAGCCTGAATCCCGTCAGCTATCTTTTTCGACTGGTGAAAGTAAAATATGTCGATTGGAATTTTGCGACGAACATAAAAGAAAATGGTGTTTTAAATCACCTTTTCATGACTTTGCCAATGGGGCAGGTGCCAGCTAAAGGGAAAGTTACCTATCAGGTGGGGCGCTCGCCCAAAAGTCACATTGGTGACGAGTCGCCTGATGTTTTTTTGATTTTGTGTGAATCCTGTTACACCAGTTTGTCGGGAAAGTTTGTCACACCTATGAGCCAACTGGCGGACCATGGGTTTACGCGTACAAATATCATTTCACCGGTTTATGGCGGGATGACGGCGGAAGCAGAGTTTGAAGTTCTGACGGGGCTTCCAAGTCAGCGCTACAAAGGCATTGATTTCCAATACTTCGCGGAAAGTTTCTCTACGCACGCAGAAGGTCTTCCCCGCGTGCTGGCGAAGGCGGGCTATGAGACGTTTTCTTCTCATAACAATGTGGGCTATTTTTGGCATCGGGACGTCATTCACCCTAAGTTTGGATTTCAAAAATCCTACTTTCTGGAGCACATGAACTGGAGTGATAAAGAAAATAGACCCCCGGACCGGGTTATGTATGAGACCGCTTTGACGGCTTATAAAAAGAATTTGAATGTGGGTCGCAAAACCTTTGCCTTCTTGATCACACTTTCGACCCACGGTCCTTATAAAGACAAAGATGATGATGGGGGCGAAGCGGACTATCAGGAAAAAATGTCGAAGGCGATGAAGGACTTCCTGGAGTTCCAAGAAAAAGTGACTGAGAACTCGCAGAAAAAAGGTCGGCCAGTTTTGTTTTTGATTTTCGGTGATCACAAGCCGGCGATGACCATTTCATTTTATAAACGCCACGTTTTCAATGACGACTTCTTTTTGGCTCGTGGCAAAGAAAGTGCCGGTTTTATTTTTTCAGATCTAAAAGGGCGTCAGCGTTTAACTTACGGTCGAGTCCCATTATATATCAAATCAGTCGGTGGTTCGGTAAAAGGCGAGTCCATGGCGCAGGAACTTCGGGATAAACCGATTTACTGCCTGCCAGGAGTTTTATCAGAAAACATTGGTGTTTATAATGACTACTACAGCTATTTGGAAAATATCTGCCAAAAAGAATCATCCGAAGTTTTAGCCGATCCTTCGTCTTTGAAAGACCTGTTTGCAGAGGAAATCTACGGCAATCTTCTGTTTGAATAG
- a CDS encoding methyltransferase domain-containing protein, giving the protein MLQKIDIGCGPNKQNGFYGVDQHPFPGVDKVFDLNLPDWPLPSNTFSFIRASHVIEHVKDTQVFLKEIHRIAMPGAEVLIETPHFSWIDSWNDPTHLWHFSSGWHHCLRKGQYLSFVVGEFDIIESRIEFNKSFRSIIPRLITKLFGQDTYEKHYAFIFPARNIHTRLKVVK; this is encoded by the coding sequence ATGTTGCAGAAAATTGACATCGGCTGCGGTCCTAACAAACAAAACGGCTTCTATGGAGTGGATCAGCACCCCTTTCCCGGTGTAGACAAAGTTTTTGATCTTAATTTACCTGACTGGCCACTTCCCTCTAATACCTTTAGCTTCATCCGGGCAAGTCACGTGATTGAACACGTCAAAGACACGCAAGTTTTTCTAAAGGAAATCCATCGCATCGCTATGCCCGGGGCGGAAGTTTTGATCGAAACTCCCCACTTTTCCTGGATTGATTCTTGGAATGATCCGACGCATTTGTGGCATTTTTCCAGCGGCTGGCATCATTGCTTAAGAAAAGGGCAGTACTTAAGCTTTGTGGTCGGCGAATTCGATATTATCGAAAGTAGAATTGAATTTAACAAGTCTTTCAGAAGTATCATTCCGCGCCTGATAACCAAACTTTTTGGGCAAGACACTTACGAGAAACACTATGCCTTTATCTTTCCCGCAAGAAATATTCACACCAGACTTAAAGTAGTAAAATAA
- a CDS encoding glycosyltransferase: MAEPKHIVFVTEHLSFGGAEVVLTTYLKSIDPNRYKISLIVRDGRGAENYLLKEVPPHIHVQTLFDQTEIKSHSCHFRAKFAKRFDEAVDSLGKVDVIVDFSPVLDKIIYRLKKRKMILWMHGDKSHMGFWERLKYRLRIRQYDKIVLLCNEMKDQFQSIFPELQDKLCIIPNPFDFDKILAKSTEESDLSVGDRKLMSETYIVSVARLVPGKDFKTIIEAGRILKERGYSYKHYIIGDGELREELQSLIDKYGLNNQIFLLGAKQNPYPWMKKADFFVHSANREGFGLAIVEAMYLGKAVIATRCPVGPAEILQDGKAGLLFPLNDADVLAGHIANYIDDLDKRRHFSEVSQQRARDFSSDRILPLLYRVLDSV; this comes from the coding sequence ATGGCTGAGCCCAAACACATTGTTTTTGTTACTGAGCATCTCTCTTTTGGCGGAGCCGAAGTCGTTTTAACGACTTATCTGAAATCTATTGATCCGAACCGCTATAAAATCTCGTTGATCGTCAGGGACGGGCGTGGGGCCGAGAACTATCTTTTGAAAGAGGTTCCGCCGCACATTCATGTTCAGACCTTATTTGATCAGACCGAAATCAAATCCCATAGTTGCCACTTCCGTGCAAAGTTTGCGAAGCGCTTTGACGAAGCGGTTGACAGCCTTGGCAAAGTGGATGTGATTGTCGATTTTTCGCCGGTCTTGGATAAAATCATCTATCGCTTGAAGAAGCGAAAAATGATCCTGTGGATGCACGGGGATAAATCCCATATGGGTTTTTGGGAGCGTCTGAAGTATCGTCTACGCATTCGTCAGTACGACAAAATTGTTCTTTTATGCAACGAAATGAAAGACCAATTTCAATCCATCTTCCCTGAGTTGCAGGACAAGCTGTGCATTATCCCCAATCCTTTTGATTTCGATAAGATTCTTGCGAAATCCACCGAGGAAAGTGATTTGTCGGTCGGGGATCGCAAATTGATGTCAGAGACTTATATCGTTTCTGTGGCGCGTTTGGTCCCCGGAAAAGATTTTAAAACGATTATTGAAGCGGGACGAATTCTTAAAGAGCGGGGCTATTCCTACAAGCACTATATTATCGGCGACGGCGAGTTGCGCGAAGAGCTGCAGTCATTGATTGATAAGTACGGCCTGAACAATCAGATTTTTTTGCTGGGAGCGAAACAAAACCCCTATCCTTGGATGAAAAAGGCGGACTTTTTTGTTCACTCTGCCAACCGTGAAGGGTTTGGATTAGCCATCGTTGAGGCCATGTATTTAGGTAAGGCCGTTATTGCCACTCGATGTCCGGTGGGTCCCGCCGAGATTCTTCAAGATGGAAAGGCAGGTCTGCTTTTCCCGTTAAACGATGCCGACGTTTTAGCCGGTCATATTGCCAATTACATTGATGATTTGGACAAGCGCCGTCATTTTTCTGAAGTTTCCCAGCAGCGAGCTCGCGATTTTTCCAGTGATCGCATTCTTCCCTTACTGTACCGCGTGCTAGATTCAGTCTAG
- a CDS encoding O-antigen ligase family protein yields MHKSANIRQFSLLFLALASVSALASWKIFDMTMVALGILFLTAPLQHARLFTSSLKPFNYAVLSWLVIVFLGYVFTTPLGSDQWTDLLSFRWILGFYFCVCAAHYISISEDRFQKFSILAIITLSLGLLWQFYAYNFLPLTKESDTRFMGFFHNTNHYSLTISLLWAFTLGWISSDMREGIRPAKVVLFLFAFLCFCLIGSLGRSAWVGCSITALFMLYFYRDSKLIRRLTVVSFAAMAFMFLFNIGSVKNRIMYSFSLTDESATGVRLILWRTNWEIFLDHPLFGVGFYENIRLLPEYYAKLGFSGLHYYAHAHNQYLELLSGSGLFGLFGYLTIFGLALRFYYRHYRKNEQFINRKMAFAMMLVLLTFLFESLTESPFNLREPRNLLILLGGCTYAWLSRPAKSAKLD; encoded by the coding sequence ATGCACAAATCAGCGAACATTCGCCAGTTCAGTTTACTCTTTTTAGCTCTCGCTTCCGTCAGCGCATTAGCTTCCTGGAAAATCTTTGATATGACGATGGTGGCACTCGGAATTCTTTTCCTTACCGCGCCTTTGCAGCATGCACGACTGTTCACTTCGTCATTAAAGCCCTTTAATTACGCGGTGCTTTCGTGGCTGGTTATCGTCTTTCTGGGGTATGTTTTCACCACACCACTTGGTTCGGATCAGTGGACGGACCTGCTTAGTTTTCGCTGGATACTGGGCTTCTATTTCTGCGTGTGTGCAGCTCACTATATTTCTATCTCTGAAGATCGATTTCAGAAGTTTTCTATCCTTGCCATCATCACGCTCAGCTTGGGGTTGCTGTGGCAGTTCTATGCCTACAATTTTCTTCCTCTCACGAAGGAATCAGACACCCGCTTCATGGGTTTTTTCCACAACACGAACCACTACTCACTCACGATCTCTCTGTTGTGGGCCTTCACTCTCGGATGGATCTCCTCAGACATGCGCGAAGGAATCCGCCCGGCCAAAGTGGTGCTTTTTCTTTTTGCCTTTTTGTGCTTCTGCCTGATTGGTTCTTTGGGAAGAAGCGCCTGGGTGGGGTGTAGTATTACGGCCTTATTCATGTTGTATTTTTATCGCGATAGTAAGCTGATTCGACGCTTAACTGTTGTTTCGTTTGCCGCAATGGCATTCATGTTCCTCTTCAATATTGGGTCCGTTAAGAATCGAATTATGTACTCATTCAGCCTTACGGATGAAAGCGCCACAGGGGTTCGCTTAATCCTTTGGCGCACCAACTGGGAAATCTTTTTGGATCACCCTCTCTTTGGCGTCGGGTTTTATGAAAATATACGACTCTTGCCTGAATACTATGCAAAGCTGGGGTTTAGTGGACTCCACTATTATGCCCATGCTCACAATCAGTACTTGGAGCTCTTATCGGGCTCTGGCCTTTTTGGGCTTTTCGGCTATCTGACTATTTTCGGTTTGGCTTTGCGCTTCTACTATCGCCATTACCGCAAGAACGAGCAGTTCATAAATCGGAAAATGGCGTTTGCAATGATGCTCGTGCTTTTAACTTTTCTGTTTGAGTCTTTGACGGAAAGTCCCTTTAACTTACGCGAACCCAGAAATCTTTTAATTCTTCTGGGAGGATGTACCTACGCTTGGCTCAGTAGACCTGCAAAATCCGCGAAGCTAGACTGA
- a CDS encoding O-antigen ligase family protein, translating to MMNAIKPAAIKTALEQYFGGHFLQILNAFLMVVVFFSGKFSFARFLDESARVPWLELRIWAILGIFVSMIFLKENRKDLFKMERGVLFFFGTYAVFLTYVFINLFNWGTETHRNDLVYDSLVVIASLILISIQFKDEQGIVRFCKAAELFGGVLFMLCLVGFGNPDLNGSGWAPFGGPITFYRIEFFVFCAAVFLAFKSTKRREQVVHLLFAVVTLYSTFASLSKMATAAAMLAIVYLTYILVSKGDYKKAGLLVLSGVVTFTLFVKTFGTRFVGRINEISNISVEKSASSEVVFIPDNVKLLYRNDLKFEELSVDQKKKMISVGSFFYDNYPNYQEEFAGFLRFVDRYAIIYDGSARLRMWMEAFDLFKAHRWFGGGVGNYSYTELNYYAKGGMETYRYPHNIFFELVSTTGLVGLALFGLCLFVFLVLVSRAVDKFPAFVFLQGYMLFVFLTSMFAGDLFDFKIFWFMGCALISSARSTLSNGGINS from the coding sequence ATGATGAATGCCATAAAGCCCGCAGCCATAAAGACGGCTTTGGAGCAATACTTCGGCGGCCATTTTCTGCAGATTCTAAATGCATTTTTAATGGTGGTCGTATTTTTTTCGGGCAAATTTTCTTTTGCCCGGTTCTTGGATGAGTCAGCCAGGGTTCCGTGGTTAGAACTGCGAATCTGGGCGATTCTTGGGATTTTTGTTTCGATGATTTTTCTTAAGGAAAATCGCAAAGATCTTTTCAAGATGGAACGAGGAGTGCTGTTTTTCTTCGGCACGTATGCCGTCTTTCTGACCTACGTCTTTATCAACCTATTTAACTGGGGAACTGAAACTCACAGAAATGATCTCGTTTACGATTCCCTGGTGGTCATCGCCAGTTTGATTTTGATCTCGATTCAATTTAAGGACGAACAGGGGATCGTTCGTTTTTGCAAGGCCGCCGAGCTTTTTGGCGGCGTCCTTTTTATGCTTTGCCTGGTGGGCTTTGGAAATCCCGATCTTAATGGCAGTGGTTGGGCGCCCTTTGGTGGGCCGATCACCTTTTATCGGATTGAGTTTTTTGTATTTTGTGCCGCCGTCTTCCTGGCTTTTAAAAGTACCAAAAGACGCGAGCAGGTCGTGCATCTTCTGTTTGCTGTTGTGACTTTGTACTCGACCTTTGCGTCACTTTCTAAAATGGCCACCGCCGCAGCGATGCTCGCCATTGTTTATTTAACCTATATTCTGGTAAGCAAGGGGGACTATAAAAAAGCGGGTCTTCTGGTTTTGTCGGGCGTCGTGACGTTCACATTATTTGTCAAAACCTTCGGCACTCGTTTTGTTGGCAGAATCAACGAAATAAGCAATATCTCTGTCGAAAAAAGCGCTTCCTCGGAGGTTGTGTTTATTCCCGACAACGTTAAGCTGCTGTACCGCAATGATTTGAAATTCGAAGAATTAAGTGTGGATCAGAAGAAAAAGATGATCTCGGTTGGCAGTTTTTTCTATGACAACTATCCCAACTATCAGGAAGAGTTTGCGGGCTTTCTGCGATTCGTAGATCGTTACGCCATCATTTATGATGGTTCGGCCAGGTTAAGAATGTGGATGGAGGCTTTCGATCTTTTTAAGGCACATCGATGGTTTGGGGGCGGGGTTGGAAATTACTCCTATACGGAGCTGAATTATTATGCCAAGGGCGGCATGGAAACCTATCGATATCCCCATAATATCTTTTTTGAATTGGTATCGACGACGGGGCTGGTGGGGTTGGCTCTTTTTGGTCTTTGTCTGTTTGTTTTCTTGGTATTGGTTTCTCGTGCTGTAGATAAGTTTCCGGCGTTCGTGTTTTTACAGGGATATATGTTGTTTGTTTTTTTGACATCAATGTTCGCGGGTGATTTATTTGATTTTAAGATTTTTTGGTTTATGGGGTGTGCTTTGATCTCTTCGGCGAGGTCTACCCTCAGCAATGGTGGAATCAATAGCTAA